The following proteins come from a genomic window of Methanosarcina sp. MTP4:
- a CDS encoding acetate--CoA ligase family protein — MEQNSPFPELDVDRETVAGILEAARVKGQYILGLESLEILKAYGVPTIGSAFTETLEDTIREAENIGYPLVMKIVSPQISHKSDVGGIRLSLENAGEVKAAYEDMMEKIPKEKPYAVLEGVQLQQMLSEGREVIIGMVRDPTFGPMLMFGLGGIYVEILKDVRFAIAPLSEPEARDLITGIKTYPLLAGVRGAKPSDIDALVDSILRISRLVCDFPEIEEFEINPMIVLDKGKGALAVDMRLVLKTD; from the coding sequence ATGGAGCAAAATTCCCCCTTTCCCGAATTAGATGTTGACAGGGAAACCGTTGCAGGTATCCTCGAAGCCGCCAGGGTGAAGGGACAGTATATTCTGGGCCTCGAGTCCCTGGAGATCCTGAAAGCCTATGGTGTCCCGACAATTGGCAGCGCATTCACGGAGACCCTGGAAGATACAATTCGGGAAGCTGAAAATATCGGCTATCCTCTTGTTATGAAAATCGTGTCTCCCCAGATCTCCCACAAGTCCGACGTCGGAGGGATCAGGCTCTCCCTGGAAAACGCCGGGGAAGTGAAAGCCGCCTATGAGGACATGATGGAAAAAATCCCGAAAGAAAAGCCCTATGCCGTCCTCGAAGGAGTCCAGCTCCAGCAGATGCTCTCAGAGGGCAGGGAAGTGATCATCGGCATGGTCCGCGACCCGACCTTCGGGCCCATGCTCATGTTCGGGCTCGGCGGGATTTACGTTGAGATCCTGAAAGACGTCAGGTTTGCCATTGCCCCCCTTTCCGAGCCCGAAGCCCGGGACCTGATAACCGGCATCAAGACCTATCCGCTGCTTGCAGGAGTCCGCGGGGCGAAACCCAGCGATATCGATGCCCTGGTAGATTCCATCCTCAGAATTTCCCGGCTGGTCTGCGACTTCCCGGAGATCGAGGAGTTCGAAATCAACCCTATGATAGTTTTAGATAAAGGAAAGGGCGCTCTGGCTGTGGACATGCGGCTTGTTCTGAAAACGGACTGA
- a CDS encoding MarR family transcriptional regulator has translation MLAVGILLLSSTVAVNLLLEDSPVVIQLEGDTFKVVDIPYVYTVKEAYILLFSGFLGGLALAQVLHYLGLSGSVSLLPEPAGQGTAVNLAAEAVPMGNFEVSPDNSPENSPEELRPALDKVDPTDVLLRALEGDERKAVELIVQRGGRILQNELVNSLDFSKAKVSRVLMNLERRGIIDKKKYGLTNCISLADELKAGAGTKGELK, from the coding sequence GTGCTGGCTGTGGGTATCCTTCTTCTTTCGAGCACTGTTGCCGTCAATCTTCTGCTTGAAGATTCTCCGGTGGTGATCCAGCTTGAAGGAGACACATTCAAGGTTGTGGATATCCCGTATGTGTATACCGTAAAAGAAGCGTATATTCTCCTTTTTTCCGGGTTTTTAGGGGGTCTGGCTCTGGCTCAGGTTCTGCATTATCTGGGTCTTTCCGGGTCTGTTTCTCTTTTGCCGGAGCCTGCGGGGCAGGGAACGGCAGTCAATCTTGCAGCAGAGGCAGTTCCAATGGGGAATTTTGAAGTTTCCCCTGATAATTCTCCTGAAAATTCCCCTGAGGAACTCCGGCCTGCTTTGGATAAAGTTGACCCTACAGACGTTCTTTTACGGGCCCTTGAAGGAGACGAAAGGAAAGCCGTTGAACTTATTGTGCAAAGAGGGGGAAGGATTCTCCAGAACGAACTGGTCAATTCCCTTGATTTTTCCAAGGCCAAGGTTTCCCGCGTGCTCATGAACCTGGAACGGAGGGGCATAATAGACAAGAAAAAATATGGGCTTACCAACTGCATTTCGCTAGCTGATGAACTTAAGGCCGGTGCAGGGACGAAGGGGGAGCTGAAATGA